The Erigeron canadensis isolate Cc75 chromosome 4, C_canadensis_v1, whole genome shotgun sequence genome window below encodes:
- the LOC122595683 gene encoding F-box protein At4g00755-like encodes METQIDFLQRLEPDMALKVLMSLDDSADLIRASAVSRYWQTIVISNGLSKQLFVKRYPKLANISSVIELSHNSETAGDDPPSDAMERVVGERDHRAYSSLFRAITVFPQTYCICRAVSASSTDNYPEESIALTLDPREKVLYRDLYWSSKGSDDPETPEILIYKLTSNLCVITEINMHPFQASFHLDSPIYSSRFVRFRSGHPKCWKEMDYNFMEEGKCANDLFIWTYTSEVFPVAQENRLQRFQLPEPVVCVGGYLQIELLGRVLCEIDAKYYICVAHVQAIGRQLSPAFCVEFSEPSNAITLKYDAEEFVRIMHNVSNGQIDSLSPSVLPVENHRHLVWANLQDFMMLDAALDDVAEPEWVDDDDDDDELDYDETDPIFII; translated from the exons ATGGAGACTCAAATAGATTTCCTGCAACGGCTTGAACCTGACATGGCGCTCAAAGTACTTATGTCTCTGGATGATTCAGCTGATCTCATCCGTGCATCTGCTGTATCTCGATATTGGCAAACGATTG TGATCTCTAATGGACTTAGCAAGCAGCTCTTTGTTAAAAGATATCCTAAGCTTGCTAACATTTCTAGTGTAATTGAACTGAGTCACAACTCGGAGACCGCCGGTGACGATCCGCCGAGTGATGCTATGGAACGTGTAGTGGGCGAGAGAGATCACCGGGCATATTCTTCTCTTTTCCGAGCTATTACAGTATTCCCACAGACTTATTGCATTTGTCGTGCAGTGAGTGCGTCAAGCACCGATAACTACCCAGAAGAAAGCATTGCACTAACTCTTGACCCACGAGAAAAAGTTCTTTATCGTGACTTGTACTGGTCAAGCAAAGGAAGTGACGATCCGGAAACACCAGAGATATTGATTTATAAGTTGACTTCTAATCTTTGTGTTATAACTGAAATCAACATGCATCCATTTCAAG CTTCATTTCACTTGGACTCCCCGATATACTCTTCAAGATTTGTGCGATTCCGGTCAGGCCATCCGAAATGTTGGAAGGAGATGGATTATAATTTTATGGAGGAAGGAAAATGTGCTAATGACTTGTTCATTTGGACATATACATCAGAAGTGTTCCCTGTGGCTCAG GAAAATCGATTACAAAGGTTCCAGTTGCCAGAGCCTGTGGTCTGCGTTGGTGGCTATTTGCAGATTGAGCTGTTGGGTCGAGTTTTATGTGAGATTGATGCCAAATACTACATATG CGTGGCTCATGTCCAGGCTATAGGACGTCAGTTATCACCTGCATTTTGTGTCGAGTTTTCTGAACCGTCGAATGCCATAACTCTTAAGTATGATGCCGAGGAATTTGTACGTATTATGCACAATGTTTCCAATGGACAAATTGATTCACTTAGTCCCAGTGTACTTCCCGTAGAAAATCATCGACACCTTGTTTGGGCAAACTTGCAAGACTTCATGATGCTAGATGCAGCTCTAGATGATGTTGCAGAACCTGAGTGggtcgatgatgatgatgatgatgatgagcttGATTATGATGAGACAGATCCAATCTTCATAATTTAA
- the LOC122595585 gene encoding F-box protein At4g00755-like, with the protein METQIDFLQWLEPDMALKVLMSLDDSADLIRASAVSRYWQKIVISNGLSKQLFVKRYPQLANISSVIELSHNSENAGDDPPGDVMERVVGKRDHRAYSSLFRAITVFPQTYCISRAVSASSTDNYPEESIALTLDPREKVLYRDLYWSSKGSDDPETPEILIYKLTSNLCVITEINLHPFQASFQLDSPIYSSRFVRFRLGHPKCWKEMDYNFMEEGKCANDKFIWTYTSEVFPVAQENRLQRFQLPEPVVCVGGYLQIELLGRVQKQAADAKYYICVAHVQAIGRQLSPAFCVEFSEPSNAITLKYDAEEFVRIMYHVSNRQIDSLSPSMLPVEHHRHLALANLQDFMMLDAALDDDFQEHEWVDDDDELDYDEIDPIFII; encoded by the exons ATGGAGACTCAGATAGATTTCCTGCAATGGCTTGAACCTGACATGGCGCTCAAAGTACTTATGTCTCTGGATGATTCAGCTGATCTCATCCGTGCATCTGCTGTATCTCGATATTGGCAAAAGATTG TGATCTCTAATGGACTTAGCAAGCAGCTCTTTGTTAAAAGATATCCTCAGCTTGCTAACATTTCTAGTGTAATTGAACTGAGTCACAACTCGGAGAACGCCGGTGACGATCCGCCGGGTGATGTTATGGAACGTGTAGTGGGCAAGAGAGATCACCGGGCATATTCTTCTCTTTTCCGAGCTATTACAGTATTCCCACAGACTTATTGCATTTCTCGTGCAGTAAGTGCGTCAAGCACCGATAACTACCCAGAAGAAAGCATTGCACTTACTCTTGACCCACGAGAAAAAGTTCTTTATCGTGACTTGTACTGGTCAAGCAAAGGAAGTGACGATCCGGAAACACCAGAGATATTGATTTATAAGTTGACTTCTAATCTTTGTGTTATAACTGAAATCAACTTGCATCCATTTCAAG CATCCTTTCAGTTGGACTCCCCGATATACTCTTCAAGATTTGTGCGATTCCGGTTAGGCCATCCGAAATGTTGGAAGGAGATGGATTATAATTTTATGGAGGAAGGAAAATGTGCTAATGACAAGTTCATTTGGACATATACATCAGAAGTGTTCCCTGTGGCTCAG GAAAATCGATTACAAAGGTTCCAGTTGCCGGAGCCTGTGGTCTGCGTTGGTGGCTATTTGCAGATTGAGCTGTTGGGTCGAGTTCAGAAACAAGCAGCAGATGCCAAATACTACATATG CGTGGCTCATGTCCAGGCCATAGGACGTCAGTTATCACCTGCATTTTGTGTCGAGTTTTCTGAACCGTCGAATGCGATAACTCTTAAGTATGATGCTGAGGAATTTGTACGTATTATGTACCATGTTTCCAATAGACAAATTGATTCACTTAGTCCCAGTATGCTTCCCGTAGAACATCATCGACACCTAGCTTTGGCAAACTTGCAAGACTTTATGATGCTAGACGCAGCTCTAGATGATGATTTCCAAGAACATGAGTGggtcgatgatgatgatgagcttGATTATGATGAGATTGATCCGATCTTCATAATTTAA